One window of Plasmodium falciparum 3D7 genome assembly, chromosome: 7 genomic DNA carries:
- a CDS encoding DNA mismatch repair protein MSH2, putative, with the protein MSCTDECEDKSRVISFNLDVRNNIRYVGICIYDIYSNEFSLCEYIENEHFTVLESILLQTRPSSCLYLSHNEKIDEKRINLILNLCDIKSKELPKIYYESCSIENDLMKLLKGSDIKQCVHFLTDLQLACKCLCSIVKHLDLLNDNGSINKCILKNYHINKYLKLDKAAMVALNIYDDIHIDYGSNKNTTKINSSSANTLTLYKFLNKCKTKIGQRKLLNWIIHPIRDEKKINERLDMVEIFKEESVIRSIIQSDYLRKVCDLQIIIKKFKTTSSYLNDTKDNIKGSNNNDNIYDHNNNNTMIMKKKNYNIIFKSKHSCNLEDLVKLYDTIVVSKKIYYLLNDYKGTNQDTLNKKILKPLGECLIKLEPYLKLIELTIDFEEIEKQNNYLISRTFDDDLDLLATQKDNIYNLIKEHRLEVEEDIQYLKGKEKIKKKATTSKLIGGTINNSNNNYNNNNIKEDIKLVECNINIFLFRAVKKDINYIQERKNIYIQVRMNKNEILFHTNKLKNLCRQYEHILNQYNIAQESLAHKAIQVACSYWEPIIILSKIISDIDIFCSFGFICCSSISTYVRPEIEENGHILHMKNSRHPLVESNLLLINNFIPNDVYMNKDITRLNIITGPNMGGKSTYIRQIALICVMAHIGCFVPCTYAKIPIFTQIMCRVGSSDIQLKGISTFFSEMIEIAAIIKNADQNSLIIIDELGRGTSTYEGFGISWSVAHYILNTIKCFCLFATHFHEMSNLEDEYKGVINNHVGAKIDTEKKKISFLYEIKKGYADKSYGVYVAQIAQLPKSVIHKAFQKSKELESVENRHYFKKKLLTQTNQQNDTNHTSNYNKSISYLKEIFNVTHEQEFLTAFKKYKHELKNIFNEI; encoded by the coding sequence ATGTCATGTACTGATGAATGTGAAGACAAAAGCCGAGTTATAAGTTTCAATTTAGATGTGAGAAACAATATTCGATATGTAGGTATATGCATATACGACATATATAGTAACGAATTTTCTTTATGcgaatatatagaaaatgaaCATTTTACTGTTTTAGAATCCATTTTATTACAAACGAGACCTAGTAGTTGTCTATATTTATCACATAATGAGAAAATAgatgaaaaaagaattaatttaatattaaatttatgcGATATAAAATCTAAGGAGCTACCAAAAATATACTATGAATCGTGTTCGATAGAAAATGATCttatgaaattattaaaaggaaGTGACATAAAACAAtgtgttcattttttaacaGATCTACAATTAGCTTGTAAATGTTTATGTAGTATAGTGAAACATTtagatttattaaatgataacggttctataaataaatgtattttaaaaaattatcatattaataaatatcttAAGTTAGACAAAGCTGCTATGGTTgctctaaatatatatgatgatataCATATAGATTATGGTAGTAACAAAAATACAACGAAAATAAATTCATCATCTGCTAACACATTAACACTTTATAAATTTCTAAACAAatgtaaaacaaaaattgGACAAcggaaattattaaattggATAATACACCCGATAAGggatgaaaagaaaataaatgagAGATTAGATATGGtagaaatatttaaagaagAAAGTGTTATTAGATCTATAATTCAATCGGATTATTTAAGAAAGGTATGTGatttacaaataataataaaaaaatttaaaactACTAGTAGTTATCTTAATGATACTAAGGATAATATAAAgggtagtaataataatgataatatatatgatcataataataataatactatgataatgaaaaaaaagaattacaaTATAATCTTCAAAAGCAAACATTCGTGTAATTTAGAAGATCTGGTTAAATTATATGACACCATTGTTGTatccaaaaaaatatattacctattaaatgattataaagGTACAAACCAGGATACcctaaataaaaaaatattgaaaccTTTAGGTGAGTGTCTTATAAAACTAGAACCTTATTTAAAGCTTATCGAATTAACCATCGATTTTGAAGAAATAGAAAAGCAAAATAACTATTTAATATCTAGGACATTTGATGATGATCTGGATTTATTAGCTACacaaaaagataatatatataatttaataaaagaacATAGACTCGAGGTAGAGGAGGATATACAATAtttaaaaggaaaagaaaaaataaaaaaaaaagcaacaACATCTAAATTAATAGGAGGAAcaataaataattcaaataataattataataataataatattaaagaagatataaaattagtcgaatgtaatataaatatatttctatttagAGCtgtaaaaaaagatataaattatatacaagaaagaaaaaatatatatatacaagtaagaatgaataaaaatgaaatattatttcatacaaacaaattaaaaaatttatgtagACAATAcgaacatatattaaatcaatataatatagcACAAGAAAGTTTAGCTCATAAAGCAATACAAGTAGCATGTTCATATTGGGAacctataataatattatcaaaaataatatcTGATATTGATATTTTTTGTTCCTTTGGATTTATATGTTGTTCTAGTATATCAACATATGTAAGACCAGAAATTGAAGAGAATGgacatatattacatatgaaAAATTCTCGTCATCCATTAGTTGAAtcgaatttattattaataaataattttataccCAATGAtgtttatatgaataaagatATTACAcgattaaatattattacaggCCCAAATATGGGAGGAAAAAGTACATACATCAGACAAATAGCTCTTATATGTGTTATGGCACATATAGGATGTTTTGTTCCTTGTACTTATGCAAAAATACCCATCTTTACACAAATTATGTGTCGAGTCGGATCATCCGATATACAATTAAAAGGAATTTCTACATTCTTTTCAGAAATGATCGAAATCGCAGCCATTATTAAAAACGCAGATCAAAATTCATTAATCATTATAGATGAATTAGGAAGAGGTACATCAACATATGAAGGTTTTGGTATCAGCTGGTCCGTTGCACATTATATCCTAAATActataaaatgtttttgCTTATTTGCTACACATTTTCATGAAATGTCAAACTTAGAAGATGAATATAAAGGAGTAATCAATAATCATGTAGGAGCCAAAATTgatacagaaaaaaaaaaaatctccttcttatatgaaattaaaaaggGTTATGCTGATAAAAGTTATGGAGTATATGTTGCTCAAATAGCACAATTACCAAAATCTGTTATTCATAAAGCTTTCCAAAAATCAAAAGAATTAGAATCGGTTGAAAATAGACactattttaaaaaaaaattactaaCTCAAACTAATCAACAAAATGACACAAACCATACatctaattataataaatccATATCTTATTTAAAAGAGATATTTAACGTCACACATGAACAAGAATTCTTAACAgcattcaaaaaatataaacatgaactcaaaaatatattcaatgAAATATAA
- a CDS encoding 60S ribosomal protein L37, whose translation MGKAGKGTGSFGKRNGKTHFLCLRCGKRSYHLQKKKCASCGYPSAKKRRFNWSVKAKRRNTTGTGRCRYIKTLRRKLKNKFTEGSTPKPKQR comes from the coding sequence atgggtAAAGCCGGAAAAGGTACAGGTTCTTTTGGTAAGAGGAATGGAAAAACACATTTCTTATGTTTAAGATGTGGAAAGAGAAGTTAccatttacaaaaaaaaaaatgtgctTCTTGTGGATATCCAAGTgctaaaaaaagaagatttaACTGGTCTGTAAAAGCAAAAAGAAGAAACACAACAGGGACAGGAAGAtgtagatatataaaaacattaagaagaaaattaaaaaacaaatttacAGAAGGAAGTACTCCAAAACCAAAACAAAGATAA